gcaggGCTGTGCCCACACTAGAACCTTCTGCCGGCTGACTCTCACGCAGCCTTTTAATCTAACTTGGAGAAGCAGCGAGAGCTGGTGGGGAGAACAGAGCTCTGAACCTGGAGTGAGTGCGTTTCTGCCGCTTCCTGGCTTAGGTAAGTTATTCtgacctctctgaccctcagtttcctcacctgtaaaatggggataataatgccaCCCACCTCTCAGGGAcatgagaggattaaatgagttaactgTGTGCTTTATGACACCCGCCTACCTCTTAAAACATTTCAGGAGGCTTCCAAGGATGAGTAAAGTACCTCAGGACGCTGGTGTACACCAAGTCGGAGGAAGAACAAAGAACTAGgactggtgggggaggggatgaggagaAGCACTTAATAACTCTGGCTGAGGGCCAGCACAGAGTGGCCAGCTCTCTGGTCAGCTCCCAATTCACAAGGtcccagagattaaaaaaaaaaagtccaccagGTCCTGGGGGAGTCCTGCAGGGCCTCAGGAAGGCTGCAGGGATGTGagaacccccaccccaccaactGTCTTTACAGGTTCCATGGGGCTGTTTCTCATCACCACCGTCAACGTGAGCTGGTGGCACCACAACAACGCACAGGTCATTCAATGCGTGTATCCGGTATCCGGGCCAAAGCAGGAGAGGGGGACACAGAAAATCAGCCTCGCTCATTTCCTGACAATTTCCTTTACCGGCTGCCTGCAGGGCCCTAGttggccaccagggggcagcagaggcctgTCAGCTGCCGGgctgcccttccctgcccctcccaggtcCCCATtggccctttctttctttttttttcatttttgggggCTGCgtgcggtatcttagttccccgaccagggatcgaacccaagcaccccgcagtggaagcgcagagaactactggaccaccagggaagtccccccctcccaccaccaccattggCCCTTTCTTATCCTGAACTTCTCCACCCTCCAAAACATACCTTCACAAAAAGGTTCCTAAACAGCAAGATTtcaggaagagaggaaatggaagaGGTGGAGCCAAGGCGGGATGAGCCCAGGGTGAAGCCTAACTGAGACTGCCCACGTGGGTCAGGGAGGTAAAGGAATTTAACAATTAATCCAGCTAAAATGAGCCAGCCTGGGAGTGCTCCATTATATCAGCTTTCCTTGTATCAGTTACTTAAAAGTATCTGCTTCCCCCAAAAGCTCCAACGGTCCCTGAGACATTCTCTCATTTTATTAAACTCTTGGCACATGGTACCCACTTTATGGATGGTGAAAACAGGGGCCCTGGGGGATGAAGGGACATGCCCAAGGTCGTGAGCTGGGCATGGGTGGGGGTGGCACCTGAAGCTGAAAGCAACTGCTGGattttctgcttccttctctaCGCGGGGCCTTTCAGCCAAGTGAACAGGAGTAAAGTGGCCTATTTTACTCTGTTCTAAAGAGGGAGAACGGAACAGAGGGGGGGTAGAGAAATGCCCAGGTCCACCCCACCCAGGGTCATGGCCACCGTAGTGGGCTGGATTGTGTCCCCAAACAACGTCCAGCCCCAAACCCTGGGCACTTGTGAAAGGGACCCTATTTGGAAAAAGTCTTTGAAGGTATAATTAAAGTAAGGATCTCAAGAGGGagtcatcctggatttagggtgggccctaaggCCAGTGacaagtgttcttataagaagagggaaagacagacaggcacacagaggaaggctgtgtgaagacagagcagagattGCAGTGatgcgtctacaagccaagggatgccaagGACAGCAGGCAGCCACCAGGAGGGCAgcagggaacagattctccctcagggCCTCCAAAACTCTTGAGGATAATCTTCTGTTTTAAGCTACCCAGACTGTGCTGGTTTGTCAGAGCAGCCCCAGAACACTAAGATGGGGGTCCCAGGAACTTCTaggggtgggaagtggggagggcatCTGGTTCTCAGCTGGACAGAGCTATAGCCCAGCCCTTTCCTAGGCCCAGAGAGGCGGGGTgatttgtccagggtcacacagcacgCCTGTGAAACCCCAGCACCGGGACCTAGAACTTGACAGTGCCCGTCAtacctccttcctccctggatATTTCCCACCCATGGGAGATGGGAGTGGAGGCGCAGCTCCGTCAGCTAACGGCTGTGGGCCCCAGACGAGCCACCTGCCCCCTCATTTCCCCCCAGCCGAGCGGGAACCATGGGAGCCCTCGCCACGGCTAGGTGGGCAATGCAATAGATGAACGCAGCTCCCAGCCAGCAGAAGCAGCTTTTATTCTGACCTGTCTGGGGGCCCCAGACATCAGCTCAGCGATTACCTTCAATGGTGCCCCATTTGGTTTTCCTTCCAAGGATCCTCTTCCCGTTCACCTGGTACTCATGATCACTGCCCACCACGGCAAACGGGATCATTTcctgggggaagggcaggcagcATTGGTCACGCGAGCGTGCAAAGGCCAGTCCGCTCCCTGGGCCCCTGGGTGGAGCTGCCCGGAGTCCAGGCCCCCAGCACTAAGACCCTTGGCCTGAGAAGGTTGCATGTGGACACTGGCACCGACTCCTCCTAGCCCAGAAAATAACGTTCTCATGGCTCAAGGCCTTCCCACCCGTTCCCCCAGACGCCCTGGATGGGGTGGGAAGACCCCCACACCCATGTCCTCTAGCAGGAAGCGAGAGGCCTCTGGGAACAGCATCCTGGTCGGTCCACTCACTCGGAACTTCTCGTTCACCAGCCGGTCCTCTGAGTCCTCGTCAAACTCCTTCTGGGGGTACACGTCGATGCCGTTGGACAGCAGGTCTGCGGTGATCTGGGGGTCCAGAGGAGAGAGATGCGGGCACCGTCTACGCAGCAAGCTGGACAAACCCAGCTTTGGGGGATCGGCTCACGCCACAACCTCCACGAAGTGAGTGGCCCCAGGCTCGGGATCAGGGGTGGGCTCTGGGGGGCTGGTGACACTGCTACTCTCCAGTTCTTGTGCCTCCCGagtggaggaggggcagctgCAGACCTGTCTGCCAGGAGAGACCGCAGCCACCCAAGGGACCCGGGTCTCTGTCCCGGGTATCTCCCTTGTCCTTGTCCTCCAGCTCATCACACCCCGAAGAAAATCACTCAGGCTGGCCGAATCCTCCCCTCCCTGAGCTCTACCTGGAAAGCCTCTCACTGCAGCTCACCATCCTGCACAGGTGCACCTGCCTGTGTTAAAGCGTCCCCACCCTTGGCAGCGACAGCTACCCGTATGCTCCGGGTGATGCTCGGTGATGACACCGCAGTCAACAGCTGTCATTTCTGCCCTGAGCGCAAATGCCTGTGTGCAGCTTTGGgagctttctccttccttcttcctccagaCACACCCATTACCAGGGCACTGTCCTCCCCTGAGCATGCTGGGAAAATCCGTGGCACCTGGGCTGTGAGCGGAGGACCGCGGGGCGGTTtgtcggggggtggggagggggagggcggagCTTTGGGGATTAGACTGAGGGGCCTCCTTGCTCACGCCCACTGAGGCGGAGGCTCTGCGGGGGCCCAGGCACCCGGGTTTTTCAAGTTCCCCAGGTGGTTCTGACGTGCGGCCGTTAGGAAGAAGCGGCCCGGGGCTCACCCTCCTGCTTGGACAGCAGCCCAAAGCGGGACAGTGGCAGAGAAGAAAGCGGCCAGCTGTCCCCTGGCGGAGACCGTCCCTTTCGGACCATCTCTTCCACCTAATAAAAACGTGGCACGTTTTGTCTGACTGCCCCTCACCCGCCTCGCTCCCACAGAGGGGCAGGGGGCCAGGGAGCTGGGCGGAGACGGAGCCCTACCCGCTGTTTGAAGTGGACCCTCTCCTCCAGGGTCAGCGTGTCAGCCTTGGCGATGACCGGGACGATGTTGACCACTTTGCTCAGGCGCTTCATGAACTCGATGTCCAGGggcctgaggctggaggaggaggacacGCATGAGGGTGTGGCTGGCGGGACATGGGAAATGGGGGGCCGGGACGAGGGAGGGGGGCCTACTCCAGCCTGGATGGAGCTGAGGGAGGCCCTTGGGGGGCCTGCAGGGGCTCCCAGGTGGGTGCACGCCGAcaaggtcaaggtgctggggCTGAGGGCTCCAGCCAAGCCAGGAGCgagggacagaaaaaggaaaagggctCCTGGGACACGCTGAGCCCGGGCAGCAGGGGGCGGAGGGGCAGGCTTGCTCCGAGCACCCGCGTGCACGAGCTCCCAAAGCCCCCAGTGTGTCCACTCGGAGAAGTGCTGCCCCTGCTACCGGCTCAGGTGGCCATCGGGCCGTGGGCCCTCGATACGGGcgagaggaaggagggatgggagCTCACTCGGCCCCACCTcctggggcgggggctgggaggctGCTCTCCGGGGCGGTCCCAGCGCCCCGCCCACAGGCTCCAGTGCGCTGAGATCCGACGTGGAGAGAGGCtgaccctccagcccctccctgccccccaccgaCTCGAAACCTCTTCTCAGCAGGTGTGTGGGCAGGGCCGCAGGACCCCCGGAAGGCGGGCACCACGGTCCCACCAGGGGCAGAGCGGCGCCTGCTCTCCTCCCCCGTCAAGGGTCAGTGAGTGGCAGAcatggggtggggctgaggcggGTTCCAGGAGGAAATCCGAACGAGGAGGGCGAGGGGCCACCCCAGCCCCACGGGCCCGGGACCCGAGGGAGGGGCCGGCACAGCGCCCAGCTGGGTCCCCGCGGAAGCAGCAGTGGCCACCCTCAGCTCGCCGGCCGGCTCTGCTTCCCGGCGTCGGCCTCGGTGGAGCAAAGCCTGGACCAGCTGCCGTGGGGCCCACGGCTGAGCCCGCCGTCCCCCAGAGGGAGAGGCTCGGCCACGGTCCCTGCTCTGGTGCCGGGCTGAGCTGACCCTCGCTGCGGGCAGCTCGGGGACTCGGCCTGCTTCCCCACAAAGGCCGCAGCCGAGGCCGGCCGCCTCCTGCCGGGCCCCTTCCTGGACGCGCCTGCGGGGCCGAggcccccaacccctgggctcCCTGCTCCGAGTAGGACCGAGGGTAGAACAGCCAGAAGGAGCCAGAGCCTCAGGCCGTGGTGACCAGCAGGACGCCGGGCCCCAGCTCTCCCTCTCCGTCCACCCACGCTGCCTCTCCACCCCACTGGGTGCTGGGTCCACCTCCTCCCCACGTCCTGACTCAGGACAAGCCCGAGGGTGTCCACCAGCGCGTAGAAAGGCACCAAGGTATCCGGTGCAGGCAGAGCCTCAGGGAGGCAAGGACAAAGGGTCTATGAGGCCATCAAGAGCCCAGCTGCCCTCCCAGGGGAGACCACCCCTGCTCAAAGGAGGCAAGGAGGACCCCCCCCTCCGCCTGCTCCGGGGCACCCACCGCAGGCCAGCCTCGCTGCCCTGTGCACCTCTAGCTGCAGACAGAGCCCGCAGGAGAAAACGGCTCTCACCAAGGTGGCCTCGACCGACAGCCCTTATCCAGCCCTGCCGGGGGCCAAGCCCGTTCTCTGTGCTTTAAACCCTCCTGGTGGTCCCCGCCGGGGACTGTtatcacatcatcatcaccccCCTAAGGGACCGGCAGCCACCCTGGAAGAGCGGGTACGTGCTAAGGACACACAGCCGGAGTCTTAACCCGCCTGCCAGGCCTACCCGAATGGCCGGCCTGAGAAGGCAGGTCCAGGCCCCGAACCATCCGGGGCCCGCCTGGTCCTCCGCCCTCCCGGGCAAGCTGGGTGGTGGACACGTGGGTGGGACGTGGTATGGGGGCAGAGGGAGACTGGGGCACACGGGCTGCTGACCGCGGCCCACCCCGCCCTTCTGCACTCGgggcagcccagccccaggcctcgGCTGTGTGCACCTACGAGTGGCCGGTGGCGGGGATGAAGTACAGGCAGCAGTGGACACGCGTGTCCGGGATGCGCTTCTTCCGGTTGATGTTGACCTCCTCCTGCAGGTACTTCTCGTACTGGTCGTTGATGAACTTCATGATGGGCTGCCAGCTGCACGGAGAGGCCCCAGTCAGCCTGCACGCgggaccccccaccccaccacccaagCTGCGGGGCAGGCCCCCGTCCCCAGCCGCAGGTCCGTAATTCCCCAAGTCCCAGCCCACCGCCCGTACACGTGTGGAGGTGTCTGACATTCTGAGCAGAGCCCTGCACTAGCCTCCCAGGCTGACCTTTGACCtcggggtcggggggaggggcaagactcCCAGCAGCCCCGTTAGGGCTCCTCCACCCGGGGAAGCGGCCCCCGGAGCCCCTCACCAGTTCTCATTGTTGATGTGGTCCCCGAACCCCGGCGTGTCGATGACCGTCAGCTTCATGCGGACGCCCTTCTCCTCGATATCTGCACAGAATCCCAGCCCCACCGAGCTCAGGGGGAGACCCAGGACCCGCACAGACACCCCGGCCAGGCTCCCTGACCACCCTGCCCCACAGAAGCCCACTTGGGCTGGGTGATACCAGCCTGCAGCAGTCAAGTCCAGCAGAGCTGATGACGCTTATCCCGGGCACCCCCTGCCCATGATTTTTGGTGGACAACTCAGCTATCTCCAGGGGGCTCTGACCAGGGCCTGCAGGGGTCCCGGAGAGCAGCCCCgacccctcacccctcacccttCACCCTGAGTCTCAACGTGCCCAGAGGTGCTGCCGAGAGTCACCAGCTCAGGGGACCTGAGGTACCTGACTCGgcatccctccccccagcccccgcccggcACTCACCGTGTGTGATGGACTTGATCTCAATGGTCTTAGGGATGCGTTCCTCCGAGGCGGGCTGCACTGACTTCCGGCTGATCTTGGATTTGAAGAGGGTGTTGATCAGGGTGGACTTTCCCAAGCCGCTCTGCCCTGGGGAGAGAACGGGGCTGTTTGGCGTGGCGCTCCAGAGAGGGCAGGCCACGGGCCTGCGATGCAGCGGTGCCTGGGCATCGCCCCCCGGCACACCTTGGTTGGGGGTGGGTCAGGGGGAGGTCAGGAGGCAGGAGGGTGCCCGGGGGGTGGCCGAGCTCTCACAGTGCGTTGTGGCAGAGCAGGACACGGACCCCTCGCCTTCTGACCACAGGGATGGTCAAACTGCCCCATGCGAGGTCCTGGGGTGCCGGGGAGGAGCTGAGATACAGAACAGTGTTGGGGAGGCAAAGTGGGGGGCCGGCCCCTCCAGTGCAGCTCCACTCTTAGCTGTTGGGCATACTGGGATCGACGTGGGGTTTGAAGGAAAAGCCCTACAGAGCCCCCCGCCCTGGGACCTCAGGATGGAGGGTCTGCATCCCCCGGGGCCGGGCTGCCCACACTGTGGGGCTCCAGTCCAAAGCCCTGGGGGCCGGGGTCCCCGCCTCCCAGGATCATCTCGGTGGAAGAGTCAGCGCGCTCAGCACGCACAGCCTGCAGCCAAGTGACCGCCAGGCTCCGTAAAAGGCCACTGCTCCAGTTCTTCCTGGCACAGGAGGCCTGACCGGGCCCCCGGATGGTGGGCAGCTGTGCctcactgccaagggcagggACAGCGCTGACCAGTGCCCACACCAACAGACCTGGCAGCTGAGGGGCCGAGGGGCCAGTGAGCCCCCGGGGCATCAGCCGCCCCCTGGTGTGGCCCCAGAAGCGATTCTGGCCTGGCTGTAAGCCCAAACCTCACGTCACCCGCAGTCCCCTCCTACAGCAAGAGGGACGAGGGCAGAGGGCACAACAGGGAGGGGACCTGGACTCAGTCTTGACTGGAAGGCCCCTCCCGCTCTAAATCACCCTGAACCTAGGGTCTGCCTCGCTGCCGCTGACCCACGTCCCTCCCACGCAGCCCTCGCTGTGCGCCGGGCACTGTCCTAAGAGCGGCAGTTTAACCCTCACAACCGGGTGCTGTCGTTAGCCCATcagacagatgagaaaaactgaggccAAGTCCAGACTGAGGATTAGAAGCAGCAGCCCAGCTCCAGGGCCCCAGCCAGGACCTTCCACGTCGGGGGTTAACAGCGGCAGTGGCCACTGATGCTTATAAGACGCCTGCTATGCACCAGGCACACCTCAGCACcctgcacacgtgcacacacatgcacgcacccGTACATGCACGCGTACAGGCTCACACGCTCCAGACCTGGAGCCCCATCGCTTTGCCTCTGCGCTGAGCTGGCCTTTGGCCGTGGTAACCaacgttatttttaaaaatcaaatcacacTGATTTTCCAACTTTGATAACCTTTCAAGGAAAAGTGTGGGTCCCCCAGAGGGTGGCGTCGGGAATCCCTGGCCTGAGCTGTTTACCAGCCCGAGGACTGGCTCTCCTCCTCATCCATCTCCCCTTCCGCCCAACGGTTTTGTGTCCCCACCAAGCTCAGGCCAGGGGGTGCATCAAATATTCCAGCCATGGCCCCTGACACCTGGGAGATGCCAACCAGGGTAGCTGAAAGTTTAtcctgtaattattattattcttattaccACCATCCTCATAATTGCTTCTGAAATCTTCTTGAGTGCGCATAACCATGCCAGGGGCCGAACACGTTCTCCCATTTGCCCCTCCTGGCCCTTGGGGGCCAGGActatcccattttatggatgaggaaacggaggctgaTAGAAACCCCAGGGAAGTCTGGGCAAGCATCAGGCAGCTTAGCAGGGGCAAGGCTGCGATTCTCCCCCTGTCTGCAGACCGCCCCCCCGCCACAGGCGCCCTTCCACCCTGGCTGCATCTTCTGCGGGGCCACGGCTGCGGGAAGAAGGGCGGAGGCATGGAGCCCGGACTGTGAGCTGAATGACCTCATcgtgccctctctgggcctcacgtCTGCCTGTAAAAATGGGCGCTCCCTTCACAGGGTTACTGTGAGGACTGAACAGGACCTGAGAGTCTTCGGGAACAAGGGCTGCCCACCgtccccccagcccagccccccaaCCCTGTCTGGGCCGGGCTGATCAATGACCACCCCCTCCCCGTGACCGTCCACCCAGCTCTGCAGAGGCCACAGGAGAGCCTCCAGACAGGCCTGCCGGGTGCGGGGGTCAGCCCACCCAGGGCTTGAGCCACAGCGATGGGGATGCCTCGGCAGAAGGTGAGAGCGGAAGGAGCGGAAGGTGGAGGCCACTGGTCACAGAGCTGTGGCCTCCTGAGCCCCTGCCCGGCCCGGGGCCGAGCTGTCTCCGGGGTTCTTAATGGACTGGGCAGAGGCCCTGCTGAGGAGCTGACGGAGGCCGAGAGCCTCCTGGCGGgcacgcgtacacacacacaacgCCACTCGCGATCTGGCCTGCAGGCCAGGTCTGTCGCCCCCGTTTTGCAAGAGAAGATGCCCCGGAGCCTGTGCGGCTGGCCCGGGGCAGGCTCCCCGTGTGGCTCTGAGCAGTGGAGGGGACCGGGGACTCACCGACCACCATGATGTTGAACTCGAAGCCCTGCTTCATGGCCTTCCTGCGCATCTGCTCCAGGATGGAGTCGATCCCCACGTAGCCGAAGTCCACGGGGGCCTTCTCGTTCCTCTGCGCGGGCGGCTGCTTGAGCCCGGCGTCTCTGGGGGTGTCGGCCATGTCGCCAGCGCTGCCGGGAGCTGCCTCGGTGGCTGCGGGACGAGGAGCGGGCGCCTTAGGGGGTCACGGGGGGCACATGCAGGCGTCTGCTAAGCCCCCACATCCTCaggcggggaaactgaggctcagctgcCCGGGAGACCCCTGAGAAATGCCCCGGAGCTGGAGCCGGAGCCGGAGGCCCAGGTTGTCCTGCAGTCACTCAGCTTGGCCCGCAGAGCCTCACTCCAGATCTCAAGCCACCAGCCCTGCCTAGGCTGGGGCCCTCCCCTAGGCTCCAGGGTGGGGCTGACCCCTGACCCCTCCTCTATCTCACCTGAGCTGCACCCAGGACAACTAGCCTGAGCACGCGGGGAGCGCTCTTtgccccccaccctcctgccctgcccGGGGCACCCAGGTGGGTCCCCCCATCTCCTTCACCTTTGGCCCCAACACCTGCTGCAGCCTGACGGCCGAAGGGGCCCTGGGGGTCAAACAGCCAGTGTTTGGGTGAACCCATGAGCCAGGACAAAGGAGAGGACAGCCCTctgaaggaaggatggagggggcCGGCACTGGCTCAGTCCCAGGTACCAGCCAATAGCCCTGGGGCGGCAGGCGTGCTGGGACGGGGGGCGTTCTTTCGAGGCAGGAGGGCCTGGATGCAGAGCTAGCTCCTCCGGGCCCGGCGTTCCTGGGAGATGGCAGGAAGGAGAGGGCCCTTGGACTGGATCCAGGTGGCCGTCTTCTCTCTGGCCACCCAGCACCTGTGGGCCTCACACCCACAGGCCAGGAGGAGGTTTTGCTTTCATGTCTGTGGACAGGCAGACGGGGCTGAGCTGCTCGAAATACCTCAAGCTTCTGCGGTCTATAGGTTAgagccttcctcctttcctcccggGCTGCCCTCAAGGATCCACACGCCCAGGTTggaggtctgggggtggggggatgccaCCCAGAGGGCCCCCAGTGGGGACCTGAGGTGCACCCGGCCAGCAGGGCTGCTCAGGGCGCTCAGGACGGGGCAGGTTCCCCACCAGGGTCCGGCTGGAGCACTTTGGCGGCGTCCCCCGACGTGAGCCCGCGACGTGAGCCCCCGACGTGGCACATGCCCAGGCCACACCCTCCCCGGCTG
This region of Physeter macrocephalus isolate SW-GA chromosome 14, ASM283717v5, whole genome shotgun sequence genomic DNA includes:
- the SEPTIN9 gene encoding septin-9 gives rise to the protein MADTPRDAGLKQPPAQRNEKAPVDFGYVGIDSILEQMRRKAMKQGFEFNIMVVGQSGLGKSTLINTLFKSKISRKSVQPASEERIPKTIEIKSITHDIEEKGVRMKLTVIDTPGFGDHINNENCWQPIMKFINDQYEKYLQEEVNINRKKRIPDTRVHCCLYFIPATGHSLRPLDIEFMKRLSKVVNIVPVIAKADTLTLEERVHFKQRITADLLSNGIDVYPQKEFDEDSEDRLVNEKFREMIPFAVVGSDHEYQVNGKRILGRKTKWGTIEVENTTHCEFAYLRDLLIRTHMQNIKDITSTIHFEAYRVKRLHEGSSAVANGVEEKAPEAQEM